The following proteins are co-located in the Podarcis raffonei isolate rPodRaf1 chromosome 5, rPodRaf1.pri, whole genome shotgun sequence genome:
- the LOC128413484 gene encoding thyroid hormone-induced protein B-like, with product MGTLQSLQIIGFLLCLLVTDIKGEEERVPTLTRDVWAYDTDILASCDFNDNLNPFCNWKPSCSSRFGSWIRSRGGTPTLGTGPEGDYPDGKGYFIYQEASNLLPFDTTILESQELVVSREICIDFWYHMSGSEDSNELKVVILTDEDEFMLWHRKGAQSSDWLHGSTSVHFLRERDIKV from the exons ATGGGAACCCTGCAGTCTCTCCAGATTATCGGGTTTCTCCTCTGCCTCTTGGTGACAGATATCAAAGG GGAAGAAGAAAGAGTTCCAACCCTTACTAGGGATGTCTGGGCTTATGACACAG ACATCCTAGCCAGCTGTGACTTCAATGACAACCTCAATCCCTTTTGCAACTGGAAACCGTCCTGTAGCAGTCGCTTTGGAAGCTGGATCCGGAGTAGAGGTGGAACGCCGACCCTCGGAACAGGCCCAGAGGGAGATTATCCTGATGGAA AGGGCTATTTCATCTACCAAGAAGCCAGCAACCTCCTTCCCTTTGACACCACCATCCTTGAGAGCCAGGAGCTTGTGGTCTCCAGGGAAATATGCATCGATTTCTGGTATCACATGTCCGGCTCAGAGGATTCAAACGAGCTGAAAGTTGTCATCTTGACTGATGAGGACGAATTCATGTTGTGGCATCGAAAGGGGGCTCAGAGCTCGGACTGGCTGCATGGGTCCACATCTGTGCatttcttgagagagagggacaTCAAGGTATGA